Proteins encoded in a region of the Thermodesulfobacteriota bacterium genome:
- a CDS encoding ATP-binding protein: MKSVEREQLIERINVENPWWKSKDSLPLFLKNLKPREYLDLFYPLAENRTVRRAVILMGPRRVGKTVMIHHTIERLIQEGFPSGQIVYFPVDHPVYNGLSLEEFIKLFSETSAVDVNATPVYVFFDEIQYLKNWEIHLKKIVDDYPYIKAVASGSAAAALKLKSNESGAGRFTDFLLPPLTFYEYLLLSGETRLVNMEERSVRHYQSSDINSFNRKFVDYINYGGYPEVVLSGEIKENPTRFIKSDIIDKVLLRDLPSLYGIQDIQELYYLFTTLALNTANEISLEELSRKSGVAKNTIKKYLEYLEAAFLIRIIHRVDRSGKKFKRANYFKVYLTNPSIRAALFSPIKDDDRAMGPLVETAVFSQWFQDQSDGPLYYARWDKGEVDLVSLGPDRKFLWAVEVKWSDYYPDHIPELPYIVTFCHANNLPKIRITTKTIRKTVEYKNISFDFVPASEYCFTVGFNRIKSRKIS, encoded by the coding sequence ATGAAATCCGTCGAAAGAGAACAACTGATCGAAAGAATAAATGTCGAGAATCCATGGTGGAAATCAAAAGATTCACTGCCCCTTTTCCTTAAGAACCTGAAACCTAGAGAATACCTCGATCTTTTTTACCCACTCGCCGAAAACCGCACCGTCAGAAGGGCTGTCATACTCATGGGCCCCCGACGCGTGGGGAAGACTGTAATGATTCATCATACGATAGAAAGACTCATACAAGAGGGATTTCCCTCCGGTCAAATCGTCTATTTTCCAGTAGACCATCCCGTATACAACGGCCTTAGTCTCGAGGAGTTCATAAAGTTATTTTCCGAGACAAGCGCCGTCGATGTCAATGCAACGCCCGTTTACGTTTTCTTCGATGAAATCCAGTACCTAAAGAACTGGGAAATACACCTCAAGAAGATCGTAGATGATTATCCGTACATAAAGGCTGTGGCTTCCGGCTCGGCTGCGGCGGCCTTAAAACTCAAAAGCAACGAATCCGGAGCCGGTCGATTCACTGATTTCCTTCTGCCCCCGCTGACGTTCTATGAATACCTTTTACTATCGGGAGAAACCCGGCTCGTAAACATGGAAGAGCGTTCTGTGCGCCACTATCAGTCTTCAGACATAAACTCATTCAACAGAAAATTTGTAGATTACATCAATTACGGAGGCTACCCCGAGGTCGTGCTGTCGGGCGAGATCAAAGAGAACCCCACCCGCTTCATCAAGAGTGACATCATAGACAAAGTGCTTCTCAGGGATCTTCCGAGCCTCTACGGTATTCAGGACATACAGGAACTCTACTATCTATTTACAACCCTTGCCCTGAATACTGCGAACGAAATCTCCCTCGAAGAGCTCTCGAGAAAATCCGGCGTCGCTAAAAATACCATCAAAAAATATCTCGAATACCTGGAGGCGGCTTTTCTCATACGCATAATCCACAGGGTGGACCGCTCCGGGAAAAAATTCAAACGGGCGAATTATTTCAAGGTATATCTTACCAACCCCTCTATAAGAGCCGCTCTCTTTTCTCCCATAAAGGACGATGATCGGGCTATGGGGCCGCTCGTGGAGACGGCTGTATTCTCTCAGTGGTTTCAGGACCAGTCAGACGGTCCATTGTATTATGCGAGGTGGGACAAGGGCGAGGTCGATCTTGTGTCCTTGGGACCGGATAGAAAATTCTTGTGGGCGGTTGAAGTCAAGTGGTCTGACTACTACCCTGACCACATCCCGGAGCTGCCATATATAGTTACCTTCTGCCATGCGAACAACCTGCCCAAAATCAGAATAACCACGAAAACGATCAGGAAAACCGTAGAATACAAGAATATCTCGTTCGACTTCGTACCTGCAAGCGAATACTGTTTCACAGTCGGATTCAACAGAATCAAAAGCAGGAAAATCTCGTAA